GCCCAGGCGGAGAGCGAGACCCGGCCGAGGCGTACGCCCATGAGCGCGGCGGTCTGCGGGTTCTCCGCCGCCGCGCGCATCGCGACACCCCAGGTGGTGTAGCGGAAGGCGAGCAGGAACGCGGTGATCAGGAGCGCCGCCGCGACGAAGGCCGCGACCCGGGTCTGGGCGAGGGTGATGTCCCCGACGGTGAGGAGCTTGTCGCCCCACGGGTCGCCGAGCGCGAGGACGTCGGTGCCGATGCGGCGGGTGAGTTCGGTGGTGAGGAGGATGTCCACGCCGATGGTGACGATGGCGAGGACGCTGTGGTCGGACCCCCGGTAGCGCCGCATGACGGTGTACTCGACGGCCGACCCGACGACGGCGGCGCCCGCGATGCCGACGGCGAGCGCGGGCCAGAAGCCGATGTCGTCGTGGAGGACGGCGGTGACGTAGCCGCCGGCGAGAAGCAGCGAGGCGTGGGCGAAGTTGACGACCTCGGTGGCCTTGAAGATGACGACGAAGCCGAGGGCGATGAGCGCGTAGACGGAGCCCATCGAGAGTCCGCCGAGGAGGAGTTCGACGAAGGTGGTCACGGTGCGGCCTCCTCGTGGGGGGTGCTGGTGCTTTCGGTGCTGCTGATGTTCTCGGTGCTGTTGGTGCTCTCGGCTCTGCTGGTGTTCTCGGCGCCGTCGGTACTGCTGGTGCTGTCGGTGCTCTCGCCGAGGTAGGCGCGGACGACAGCCGGATCGTTCTGCACCTGGGCGGGTGTACCGGCGGCGATGCGGCGTCCGAAATCGAGTACGGTCACGGCGTCGGCGAGCCGCATCACCACCCCCATGTCGTGTTCGACCAGCACGATCGAGATGCCGAGGCTGTCGCGTACGCCCGCCACGACGGCCGCCGTACGGCGTCGCTCGTCGGCCGTCATCCCGGCGACGGGTTCGTCCAGGAGGAGCACGGTGGGCTCCATGCACAGGGCGCGGCCCAGCTCGACGAGCTTCTGCTTGCCGTACGGGAGGGCTCCCGCCGGATGGTCGAGGTCGTCGGCCAGCCCCACGAACTCGGCTATCTCGCGGACCCTGTCGCGATGCCGGCGTTCCTCGCGGGCGGCGGAGGGGAGACGGAGCCCGGTGGCGAGGAAACCGGCGCGGGTGAGGCGATGGCGGCCGAGGAGCATGCTGTCGGCGACGGTGGCGTGCGGCGGGAGCGCGAGGTTCTGGAAAG
Above is a window of Streptomyces sp. NBC_01498 DNA encoding:
- a CDS encoding branched-chain amino acid ABC transporter permease, whose amino-acid sequence is MTTFVELLLGGLSMGSVYALIALGFVVIFKATEVVNFAHASLLLAGGYVTAVLHDDIGFWPALAVGIAGAAVVGSAVEYTVMRRYRGSDHSVLAIVTIGVDILLTTELTRRIGTDVLALGDPWGDKLLTVGDITLAQTRVAAFVAAALLITAFLLAFRYTTWGVAMRAAAENPQTAALMGVRLGRVSLSAWAVAGSLAAVAALFLTVFPTPGLERATSLAALKAFPAAILGGLDSTTGALAGGLIVGVTESLATGYQSDLTFLGRGFGDLAPYLVMVVVLLIRPAGLFGTKELARV
- a CDS encoding ABC transporter ATP-binding protein — translated: MGDAPHPLTVTDVTVRFAGLTALDSVSFTVEPGSVHAVIGPNGAGKSTCFNVLSGVYRATSGSVRLGAAELTGLAPHRIAALGVARTFQNLALPPHATVADSMLLGRHRLTRAGFLATGLRLPSAAREERRHRDRVREIAEFVGLADDLDHPAGALPYGKQKLVELGRALCMEPTVLLLDEPVAGMTADERRRTAAVVAGVRDSLGISIVLVEHDMGVVMRLADAVTVLDFGRRIAAGTPAQVQNDPAVVRAYLGESTDSTSSTDGAENTSRAESTNSTENISSTESTSTPHEEAAP